One segment of Cystobacter fuscus DSM 2262 DNA contains the following:
- a CDS encoding helix-turn-helix transcriptional regulator has product MAANQADVRVGLLEGPWAAWQGLADGLKGEGLNLLWVTRDARTLLDGIGTDPPQVAILDVEPGGDSGMGCSSMEGLNLLREARKRRLEVRMLVLSSANAQDFISQCFDEGASGYLFRQSLTSNAVCTAVNALVRGERLFPVQLLRNDFEHSPVTNATASVLLTLTQREREVLAYVAGGADNLKIAAHLQIAERTVKSHVTQLYRKLGAENRTQLALRACHLGVRPPPDL; this is encoded by the coding sequence ATGGCAGCGAATCAAGCGGATGTGCGCGTTGGCTTGTTGGAAGGACCTTGGGCGGCCTGGCAGGGACTGGCCGACGGGTTGAAGGGTGAAGGCCTCAATCTGCTGTGGGTGACGCGCGACGCGCGCACGCTCCTGGATGGGATCGGCACGGATCCTCCGCAGGTGGCCATTCTGGACGTGGAGCCCGGTGGAGACTCGGGCATGGGCTGCTCGAGCATGGAGGGGCTCAACCTCCTGCGCGAGGCGCGCAAGCGCCGGCTGGAGGTGCGGATGCTGGTGTTGTCCTCGGCCAACGCCCAGGACTTCATCTCCCAGTGCTTCGATGAAGGGGCCTCGGGTTATCTCTTCCGGCAGAGCCTCACGTCGAACGCGGTGTGTACGGCCGTCAACGCCCTGGTGCGCGGGGAGCGGCTCTTTCCGGTGCAGCTGTTGCGCAACGACTTCGAGCACTCTCCCGTGACCAACGCCACCGCGAGCGTGTTGCTCACGCTCACGCAGCGTGAGCGCGAGGTGCTCGCCTACGTGGCCGGCGGCGCGGACAACCTGAAGATCGCCGCGCACCTGCAGATCGCCGAGCGCACGGTGAAATCCCACGTGACCCAGCTCTACCGGAAGCTGGGCGCGGAGAACCGGACCCAGCTCGCGCTGCGCGCCTGCCACCTGGGCGTCCGGCC
- a CDS encoding RDD family protein — translation MSSPASPSLDVATPERVSLSLPVAGIGYRCLAYLVDLALLFSFWVLAYFVFTLLVSDVVGFFQGLSGLVRTLMVVGVFATQWVYWTLCEVLMGGQTPGKRLVGIRVVRVDGSPVGVLESAVRNLLRVVDSFPLIYAVGCLSILLTRQHRRLGDLLAGTLLVREERIDLDKYTAAAAPSVVLPPAGVTARLASGDVELILSFLARAPWLEPAARTRLGARLVERYGGLDAQQRATLLAAPGGVESFLRARVQAER, via the coding sequence ATGAGCTCCCCCGCCTCCCCCAGTCTGGACGTCGCCACGCCCGAGCGCGTGTCGCTCTCCCTTCCCGTGGCCGGCATCGGCTATCGGTGTCTGGCCTACCTGGTGGACCTGGCCCTGCTCTTCTCCTTCTGGGTGCTCGCCTACTTCGTCTTCACCCTGCTGGTGAGTGACGTCGTCGGCTTCTTCCAGGGGCTGTCCGGCCTGGTGCGCACGCTGATGGTGGTGGGTGTGTTCGCCACCCAGTGGGTGTACTGGACGCTGTGCGAGGTGCTCATGGGGGGCCAGACGCCCGGCAAGCGGCTCGTCGGCATCCGCGTGGTGCGCGTGGATGGCTCGCCCGTGGGCGTGCTGGAGAGCGCGGTGCGCAACCTCCTGCGCGTGGTGGACTCCTTCCCGCTCATCTACGCCGTGGGCTGTCTGAGCATCCTGCTCACGCGCCAGCACCGGCGGCTGGGAGACTTGCTCGCCGGCACCCTGCTGGTGCGCGAGGAGCGCATCGACCTGGACAAGTACACCGCCGCGGCCGCGCCCTCCGTCGTGCTCCCGCCCGCCGGCGTCACGGCGAGACTCGCCTCGGGGGACGTGGAGCTCATCCTGTCCTTCCTCGCGCGGGCGCCCTGGCTCGAGCCGGCCGCGCGCACCCGCCTGGGCGCGCGCCTGGTGGAGCGCTATGGCGGGCTCGACGCGCAACAACGCGCCACGCTGCTCGCCGCGCCCGGGGGCGTGGAGTCCTTCCTGCGCGCGCGCGTCCAGGCGGAGCGCTGA
- a CDS encoding DivIVA domain-containing protein, with amino-acid sequence MKLTPLDIRQKRFETALRGFSKREVEAFLELIAGEFEEVVKENIGLKEELKRTQLRLEQHLERERTLQETMVTAQRISEDMKGAAKKEAEIILADAEHQAEKIVHGAHQRLVQVVEDINELKRQRTQFESQVKSVVEAHQKLLETFSGRTFADKDYARVEDNVAYLTQKKAQSGE; translated from the coding sequence ATGAAGCTCACCCCGCTCGACATCCGGCAGAAGCGCTTCGAGACCGCCCTGCGCGGCTTCTCCAAGCGAGAGGTGGAGGCCTTCCTGGAGCTCATCGCGGGTGAGTTCGAGGAAGTGGTCAAGGAGAACATCGGCCTGAAGGAGGAGCTCAAGCGCACCCAGCTGCGGCTGGAGCAGCACCTCGAGCGCGAGCGCACCCTCCAGGAGACGATGGTCACCGCCCAGCGCATCAGCGAGGACATGAAGGGCGCGGCCAAGAAGGAAGCGGAGATCATCCTCGCGGACGCCGAGCACCAGGCGGAGAAGATCGTCCACGGCGCGCACCAGCGGCTGGTGCAGGTGGTGGAGGACATCAACGAGCTCAAGCGCCAGCGCACCCAGTTCGAGTCCCAGGTGAAGTCCGTGGTGGAGGCGCACCAGAAGCTGCTCGAGACGTTCAGCGGGCGCACCTTCGCGGACAAGGACTACGCGCGCGTCGAGGACAACGTGGCCTATCTCACCCAGAAGAAGGCGCAGAGCGGCGAATAG
- a CDS encoding stage II sporulation protein M, producing MASSLPAFVARRRPDWTALEALLTRQRAGTLHLEELRTLDVLYRRAAADLAHAQTFHPGTDVHRFLNQLCARAYAAIYQPPRERWAALLAFFRQDFPRTLRAHGAFVAASAGLFVLGILLGAVVVLLEPRGAELLVPENLRDYISRKQLWTDGLLSVSPPGAVASGIATNNLTVTIATFASGLLLGLGTVFMLLNNGVHLGSVAALCVHEGLGAKLFDFIAAHGPVELSIIVIAGGAGLRVGQTLIAPGELPRGQALVLHGRESVKLVLGCAPFLALIAVVEGFISPGDFFPGWVKASLGLALGALFWGYLLRAGNAGPRAGVAAG from the coding sequence ATGGCCTCCTCGCTGCCCGCCTTCGTCGCCCGCCGCCGCCCGGACTGGACGGCGCTCGAGGCGCTGCTCACCCGGCAGCGCGCGGGCACCCTGCACCTGGAGGAGCTGCGCACGCTCGACGTGCTCTACCGGCGGGCGGCGGCGGACCTCGCCCACGCGCAGACCTTCCACCCGGGCACCGACGTCCACCGCTTCCTCAACCAGTTGTGCGCCCGGGCCTACGCCGCCATCTACCAGCCCCCGCGCGAGCGCTGGGCGGCCCTGCTCGCCTTCTTCCGCCAGGACTTCCCGCGCACCCTGCGCGCCCACGGCGCCTTCGTGGCCGCGAGCGCCGGCCTGTTCGTGCTCGGCATCCTCCTGGGCGCGGTGGTGGTGCTGCTCGAGCCCCGGGGCGCGGAGCTGCTCGTGCCCGAGAACCTGCGCGACTACATCTCGCGCAAGCAGCTGTGGACGGACGGCCTCTTGTCGGTGAGCCCGCCGGGCGCGGTGGCCTCGGGCATCGCCACCAACAACCTCACCGTCACCATCGCCACCTTCGCCTCGGGGCTGCTGCTCGGCCTGGGCACGGTGTTCATGCTCCTCAACAACGGCGTGCACCTGGGCTCGGTGGCCGCCCTGTGCGTGCACGAGGGGCTGGGCGCCAAGCTGTTCGACTTCATCGCCGCCCATGGGCCCGTGGAGCTGTCCATCATCGTCATCGCCGGGGGCGCGGGGCTGCGCGTGGGGCAGACGCTCATCGCGCCCGGCGAGCTGCCCCGGGGCCAGGCCCTGGTGCTGCACGGGCGCGAGTCGGTGAAGCTCGTGCTCGGGTGCGCCCCCTTCCTCGCCCTCATCGCCGTGGTGGAGGGCTTCATCTCCCCGGGCGACTTCTTCCCCGGGTGGGTGAAGGCCTCGCTGGGGCTCGCGCTGGGGGCGCTCTTCTGGGGCTACCTGCTGCGCGCCGGCAATGCCGGGCCCCGCGCGGGCGTCGCGGCCGGCTGA
- a CDS encoding J domain-containing protein, which yields MSAAVGTSWNWRTLENVEVECTYCGVRMARHEGPSIKYFRCGSCHRWVSSTYTDVFRADAKMRTHPVKDNTEGDARFLAAKSKLEAWLTALDEQDPHQVLGVSPTDSIEVVRARFRELALAQHPDRGGCEAKMRELNVAYEKILGHRQRARTPVRQPAATPARGPALPARSR from the coding sequence ATGAGCGCGGCGGTTGGGACGAGCTGGAACTGGCGGACCCTGGAGAACGTGGAGGTCGAGTGCACCTATTGCGGTGTGCGCATGGCCCGTCACGAGGGACCGAGCATCAAGTACTTCCGCTGCGGCTCGTGCCACCGTTGGGTGTCGAGTACCTATACGGACGTGTTCCGCGCGGACGCGAAGATGCGCACCCATCCGGTGAAGGACAACACGGAAGGGGACGCGCGCTTCCTGGCGGCCAAGAGCAAGCTGGAGGCGTGGCTGACGGCGCTGGACGAGCAGGATCCACACCAGGTGCTGGGCGTGTCGCCGACGGACTCCATCGAGGTGGTGCGGGCGCGCTTCCGCGAGCTGGCGCTGGCGCAGCACCCGGACCGCGGCGGCTGCGAGGCGAAGATGCGGGAGCTGAACGTGGCGTACGAGAAGATCCTCGGCCACCGCCAGCGCGCGCGCACGCCGGTGCGTCAGCCGGCCGCGACGCCCGCGCGGGGCCCGGCATTGCCGGCGCGCAGCAGGTAG
- the proC gene encoding pyrroline-5-carboxylate reductase, producing the protein MLERTIAFIGAGNMAEALIKGLLRAGTARPDSIIATGRREERLEGLRRTYGVRTLLDNVAAVREADVVVLAVKPQALDKVLLQVAPAADQKKLFISVAAGVPISVMERRLGQGMRVIRTMPNTPSLVGMGACALAPGEHASEEDMAVASRVFQSVGITTVVEENLLDAVTGLSGSGPAYIFLIIEALSDAGVKVGLPRYTAQKLAAQTVLGSAQLLIETNAHPGQLKDQVTSPGGTAIAGLHTLEAGGLRTTLINAVEAATRRSRELGEQFLEKS; encoded by the coding sequence ATGCTCGAACGGACCATCGCCTTCATCGGCGCCGGCAACATGGCCGAGGCGCTCATCAAGGGGCTGTTGCGCGCCGGCACCGCGCGGCCCGACTCCATCATCGCCACCGGACGCCGCGAGGAGCGGCTGGAGGGCCTGCGGCGCACCTACGGGGTGCGCACCCTCCTGGACAACGTCGCCGCGGTGCGCGAGGCGGACGTGGTGGTGCTCGCCGTCAAGCCGCAGGCGCTGGACAAGGTTCTCCTCCAGGTGGCGCCCGCGGCGGACCAGAAGAAGCTCTTCATCTCCGTGGCGGCCGGCGTGCCCATCTCCGTGATGGAGCGGCGGCTGGGCCAGGGCATGCGCGTCATCCGCACCATGCCCAACACCCCCTCGCTGGTGGGCATGGGCGCCTGCGCGCTCGCCCCCGGGGAGCACGCGAGCGAGGAGGACATGGCCGTGGCCAGCCGCGTCTTCCAGTCCGTGGGCATCACCACCGTGGTGGAGGAGAACCTCCTGGACGCCGTCACCGGCCTGTCCGGCAGCGGCCCCGCCTACATCTTCCTCATCATCGAGGCGCTCTCGGACGCGGGCGTGAAGGTGGGCCTGCCGCGCTACACCGCCCAGAAGCTCGCCGCGCAGACGGTGCTCGGCAGCGCCCAGCTGCTCATCGAGACCAACGCCCACCCCGGCCAGCTCAAGGATCAGGTGACGAGCCCCGGCGGCACGGCGATCGCTGGCCTGCATACCCTGGAGGCAGGCGGGCTGCGCACCACGCTCATCAACGCCGTGGAGGCGGCCACGCGCCGCTCGAGGGAGCTGGGGGAGCAGTTCCTGGAGAAGTCCTAG